The genomic stretch TTTTATCCAATGCCTCAAAGCAATTTTTATGAGCCATATGTGCTTCATCCCATATTATGACATCGGTTGCCTCAAATAACTATGAATGTTCCGTGTTTTTGTCAACATTGCAAGTAGAGTTGTCAAGTGTTGGCACAAGTATTTTGAACTTCGAATGAGCACTTCTTCCGCCTGGCAATAATAATGAAGCTATGCCACTTGAAGCAACagtaagaacaatttttttcttcGAACGAAGTGCACTTGATAGTGTTCTCCACATGAAAGTTTTACCGGTCCCTCCATAACCATGTAAAAAAAACACCCCTCCTTTTTGTTTCCTGACAGCTTTCATTATTGTGTGGAAGATTGAACGTTGTTCATCTATTAAATAGAATGTAAACATTTATGtttctaaaaatttaaaaacaaataatgtcaAGAGATTAAAACACATAATGTCAATAGACAGATTCAATGAATGCTGGGAGCTGGGAATGACGACAATAAGGGCACAAAAGCACATAATCTAAAGAAAAAGTCACTTGTAAGGGAACGAAAGAGATTGCTGAAGTTTTCTCGCTCAGTATCGGCATTATAATCACGTTCGTCATAAATCAATCTATTGCCAACGTGTCGTGTGACATAAGAATCAGGGTAAGGCATATCCTTAAATTCATGCAAACTTCTTCGATTGGACTGCAACATATtctcaatctcaatgagtgtcaAGTTTTTCAACTCAACGTCTGTTAACTGCATATCTATAAAAAAATACACCAATTAACACTTGGTATGTAAGTTGATAAAAGTACCAATTCATAATTATATTTGCACcagaaaatataaatttatattaacaaaGAGTATATAACATGTTATTATTACATACTAACACAATATAACTATTTTACCATTGTTGTATACATAGCAACATGTTAATTTTCATGTTTTAAATCCGACGAAGGGCAAATAACAATGTTTAATTTTCAAATGATGCAGGAggtttatattttgtttaaactATGAAACTTTATGAAAATGTCTTATGATGTaggtttatatttagtttaatgtTACTTTAGGGTGAATGAAAAACAGGTTATTTTGTTTTAGTGATGAAATGATGTAGGtggcttttttatttattttaaagatgGTATGTTTGGACATGATAAAAATTATGTAATTTACCTTCATAATGAAGGTTGGTTTGTGCTAATCTAAATGCAGTATGTATTTTCCTTTATATTGTTATTGATCATAGCCTTCATGCTATTCATATTTAAAGTTACATGTGTGATTGTACTTAAGACTTTGGACGTTAAATATGGATGTCAATTAAAGATATGGAGTAATAGGCATGTGTGTTTGATTAATAACTTTACTCAGGAGAAGAAATTAGGAAGTATGAAGTGGTAGAAATTGTATAAGTCATGAAAGCAGGATGCAAATAAAATTTGCAAATACACAGTCAAGACCATGAATGAAATAAAGAGAtaattttcataatatttttcaataacATTATCAATGTAAGTTATGGGCGAATTACCTGTCATAGCACTCAATTGAAGATTGTTGTGGATATATGTTAACAAATGTATGAAAGTTAACTGACAGAAAGAATGATAGAGACCTGTGATAAATAGAATAGCAAAGTCAATAGAAAGCTGAATAATATAAAAATCAGGGATGTTAAGCTTTATGGTTTTGATATTAGAATGATGAAGATTGAAATCAAACAAATAACaaatttttttctaataattaGTCTGTAACTTAAAGCATAGAATAGATTGATCAAGTTAGTAGTTAAATTTTTTAGTGGAAAACTGGCAGTAGGTTTGTTACAACAGGTTTATTTGAGATTGGTCAATAATAATATAAGCTAATAATAATTTCAAACCAAATGCCAGAAGGTTTGTTAGCTTCATGTAGCAGAATGAGTTATTATCTTCCTGTCAGGAGGTTTATTAGCTTCCTATAAAAAATTTCAAGCCAATTGTCATGCACAATTCTAATCTATATCTTTATGTTTTCTTATAGAATTATCCATAACTTTAAGAGTTATAAATTTTAAAGGTTAATAAAATAGGTTAGTCGACAATGTTCTCTTCAAATATATGCTTAAATCTGTTATATCAGTATACAAAATGTTAAATCAGTATGCCAATTAAACATAAATCTCAACCAAATTCACATGTTATCATCCTAAAATTTGATATCAATATATAATACtcaaataaaaaacacataaaattgCTACACATGTTAATAAGCTTTATGATTTATTACATTTGACAGAGTTTTAAGATTACGGAACACTCATGTCAACTGATACTCCACTTTAGTGCTATCATTAGTTACTTAGGTGCATTTTAAATGAATTACTATACTAAGAAAATTTGAATGATGAGAGGTATCAAATGCACTAAAGGCAAATCTTTCTTGTCTCTTAATTTTTATCTATATCCTGCAAGTATAAAATACATGAATATTATTTCCATCTAACAAATAAAAACatccaataaataaaataaaataatatgtacACTTTATATGAATGTGATAATTCTAATACATGTTCTCTAAGAAGCATCTCTAATACTGTGGCAGTAGCTTATATTATCATTAGCTTAGTTTTTTCGAAAAATATGTTTAGCAAAACATATATCCATGTTGTATGTTATAGAAGATTGAGAGTTGTTTAAAAAACCTTTTCCTATACTTTTTTCGAGAGATTTTTAGAGATATGTTTATACCAAAACATATTTTCATCATTGCTATTTAGATAGTGATGATTTCATGAATTAACTTTAGATAACAATAGCATCAAAGTTGGTTATcaattttcatttcatttgtaaACTGTATTAAAGTACTGATGCACAAATCAGAATCAATAGTAAATAGCATAGAAGCAAAAGTAATTCAGAGAATGAAGTTCATGaaactaaaaactaaaatatCATGAAATATTTAGTACATGATCCAGATAAAATAACATCCAGTAGTGAATTCAATAATAGATAGTTGTGTTCAAAAGTTCATGGATAATCCCTAATGACTTAAAAAAACTGAAGCCAACTACTTCTCCTTTTTAACATCTGTCATGGGCTTCAACTTGGTTGAGGATTGTTGGACATTGTCAACATCTTCCACCACATCAGTTGAAGACCTCTTAGACGGAGTCAACCCAGAATTTCCACTTGAAGGATCATAATCTCCAGATGCAGATACAAGTTCCTGACATGAAATTGGAAAACAGAAAAAAATGCTCTTAAAACATGGTacagttttaaaactttttatcaaAAACATTAAGAATTAACAAAATACTTACAGAACAACTGATTATATCATCTTGGGACAAAGGATAAGGTGTTTCAAGTTTTGAAGTATGCTGCAAAGACAATCTAATGTTAGTACATTTTAAGAATATTGTATAGGAATAAAAAGAAGTTTAATATGGTTACCTCCTCGCCTTTGAAACTGTCCTTAATTTTTTTCTTACGGAAATCTTCATCAGTTTTGAAGCCCATGACAGAAAGTCGGGAATTTTTAGGCTGAAATATAGCTCTAATTGCATACTCCTTTTTCAGTATTGAATTAAGTTCGTAAGGGAATTCGAGTGGATCGTAATCACCAGCCTATATCAATAGAAACAATTATACACCAATAATACAGACTTACATACATACATTACATCAAATTATATCACATTACCAACCTCTATCAAATCCATTTTCATTTGAAGAGCAGACTTTCCAATTAACTTCACACAATCGGTGTCCCAAAAGATGAACTTCGCCTTGGAATTACCATCAACAGCCAACACTTCAAGCTTATACCTAAAACATTTAATCTCAATCAGGAGCACGCACACCTAAAATTATGTATTATAACTATACATAATAACAATTGGCAACAACAAAATGATATAAATAATACCTTGGCACAGGCTCTGAGCTTACATGTTTTGCATAACACTGGAGCTTTCCATCCTTTAGAGCCACACTCCGGGTGCATTCAACACATCCATCATAAAACCATCCCGTTTGGCCAACTTCAAACTTATCAAGAGTTGCAACAGTCACACAGATTATTTCCTACAGAGTTATCCAAAAAAGGAAATTTCAATTATTGTCACACAAGATTAATGAAAAAACATGTAATCATAATTTCTTACATGTTGCAGGTTTGCCATCTCAGAGAGACTCATTATTTCAGCTTTCCAAAGAAATTTGTCAAAGTCAGAATAATATGAGTTTTGTGTTGCTTCAACTTGCAGACTTGACGTTGATAATAGTGATAAATCATTTCCAAGATTGTAATATGTAAAAACGTAAAATGTTTACATCAGGATATAAAGAAAACAGAATGCACAAGTCCTAAATTTACAGGAACATGATTGAAAGGAAGATTACCTTTCTTTTAGTTTCTTAACTTCATCAAAACGAAGGTCATTAATTAACAACTTCGTTCTGTTCCACGTGTTGGAAACACTGACGGGATAACCTCCtgcaaattcatacataacacagGGAAGAaaggaaatcaaaacaaaatattattatcaaGGAAGACATAAATTGTAGTTAAATTTAATTACAGAAATACCTTGAGCCTCTTTAACCCTTTCattgattaatacaatcacaatATTGGAATCTTCCTTATAATTTTTAGAATATTCATAAAGTTGTACCGCGAGTTGACCCCAAAGCGTACACTGTACAACAGATTTGCTGACGAAAATAAAACGAAATAGTTACTTGGATGTTCATAATATTCAATTTGTGTATACAGACAAATAAACTGCGATTAAATAATTGTAACCAGTCAATAAAACTTAGCGTACCTGGTATCAACAATTGTAAAAACaactctgttcttgttgttgtcacaatttatttgagattgagaaatctcagtaatacctccaaggatatctaaaaaacaaaaaattatcagggaataaataatattacataaaatttagTAATCTATCACAAAGAATACAATtaacttaccaaccaaaacattagACTGAAACCTTCCTTCAACTATGGCATCCAATCTAAGAAGGTTAAGGTAATAAGCAGGAATGTCATGAAGGTCTGTTTTCTTAACAGAAGTTGATCCACATAAAACCAATTTGTAAGAATGATTCGTCGACTTAAAAGAGAAGTCATTTTTCGAAACTTTGAAATTCTGCATGATATAAGAACTTCCCGTTGATAGTTCAGACTTGAATTTGGAAACCAAATAAGTAGGGTCAATCGCTTGAATCATATCACGcttaaaaaaaacagaaataatatttgttagtaataaGGCAGAACACAGTGTGTAAGACAAAAACAATAGAATTTGGGAACAAAATACCACCTTCGAATCAACTAAAACCATTtctatgtgttctttgtttgaagaacttgtTACAGACCATATATGCTTACAACTAACTGCAATCTTCCACAAATCCTTCGACTCATTGATGTCCTTCACAGAATCGATAGGGCGAGCCATGGGAATGCTTAAATAGCTGCAAGAAGAAAACAGATTTCACTTGGCAAATACCAAATCGTACAtattaatagaaaacaaaaatggagaagaagCTTCAAACCTGTAAAAGAGAAAGTGAATACTGGTATGCCATTGTTGGTGGTGATATATACCATGAGAATTAAAAGTTTGAAACCCATAGAAAATTGAAAGGGTACAAGTAATTGATTTTTTGGGTAGTGGAGGAATTGATTTTTTTCAAACGCATAGAAAACCTATCCATTCAATGATGAAATAACTTTTAGGGTTTAACTAtttaacgtgtagatttgaatttgaagaaaaaaataatgaattacgaaaaataaataatcaacaaaaaattagaGTCTTCCACATCAGCAGCATTAAATACCAAATCAATATTATTGTGTTATTTTGACAAAAGACTTTTATACCCGTGGAATAAGAAAAGT from Vicia villosa cultivar HV-30 ecotype Madison, WI linkage group LG4, Vvil1.0, whole genome shotgun sequence encodes the following:
- the LOC131598157 gene encoding uncharacterized protein LOC131598157, which codes for MSLSEMANLQHEIICVTVATLDKFEVGQTGWFYDGCVECTRSVALKDGKLQCYAKHVSSEPVPRYKLEVLAVDGNSKAKFIFWDTDCVKLIGKSALQMKMDLIEAGDYDPLEFPYELNSILKKEYAIRAIFQPKNSRLSVMGFKTDEDFRKKKIKDSFKGEEHTSKLETPYPLSQDDIISCSELVSASGDYDPSSGNSGLTPSKRSSTDVVEDVDNVQQSSTKLKPMTDVKKEK
- the LOC131598158 gene encoding uncharacterized protein LOC131598158, with translation MAYHYLSIPMARPIDSVKDINESKDLWKIAVSCKHIWSVTSSSNKEHIEMVLVDSKVRDMIQAIDPTYLVSKFKSELSTGSSYIMQNFKVSKNDFSFKSTNHSYKLVLCGSTSVKKTDLHDIPAYYLNLLRLDAIVEGRFQSNVLCTLWGQLAVQLYEYSKNYKEDSNIVIVLINERVKEAQGGYPVSVSNTWNRTKLLINDLRFDEVKKLKER